A window of the Hypanus sabinus isolate sHypSab1 chromosome 25, sHypSab1.hap1, whole genome shotgun sequence genome harbors these coding sequences:
- the inka2 gene encoding PAK4-inhibitor INKA2: MKEAGDGLQDQMNCMMGALQELKLLQVQTALEQLEISGLRSQPPSIIPRQPRLRNGREDSKIRQCLQEKHSNPSGSGAVPPSGDVSLFRPADKPVSGWSGDYLKEASCFEVPTSATSSGALDCLKNGLASPRVDLGQQAVPSTEKRRIAAASKTVGETTQASEGSNDWTSSLLSQSRNRQPLILGDNVFADLVGNWLDLPELEKISQAAPVEGRGRQDHVPIISKSQEFQKKLTLTANIFKKLLRSVRPDKGKRAQAAAANPSESITKRSSKASKQKVTFYFALRGNGAPASRPLDGAGSGATIPEEHSHRAHTCTRKLVQPVTSKHSQFDYNTVVWV, translated from the coding sequence ATGAAGGAGGCCGGAGATGGGCTCCAGGATCAGATGAATTGTATGATGGGCGCTCTCCAGGAGTTGAAACTTCTCCAAGTGCAGACAGCTTTGGAACAGCTGGAGATTTCGGGACTGCGGAGCCAACCGCCATCCATCATTCCCCGCCAGCCACGGCTGAGGAATGGGAGAGAGGACTCCAAGATCAGGCAGTGCCTGCAGGAGAAACACAGCAACCCCAGCGGCAGTGGTGCAGTCCCCCCATCGGGCGACGTCTCCTTATTCAGGCCGGCCGATAAGCCTGTGAGTGGCTGGTCAGGGGATTATCTGAAGGAGGCATCCTGTTTTGAGGTGCCGACGTCGGCGACGTCTTCTGGGGCTTTAGACTGTTTGAAGAATGGGCTGGCATCGCCTAGAGTTGACCTCGGTCAACAAGCGGTTCCATCAACAGAGAAACGCCGGATTGCAGCGGCCAGCAAGACAGTCGGTGAGACAACCCAAGCCAGCGAGGGCTCCAACGATTGGACCTCATCTCTGCTCTCCCAGAGCAGGAACAGGCAGCCCCTCATTCTAGGGGACAATGTCTTCGCAGACTTGGTGGGTAACTGGTTGGACTTGCCCGAGCTGGAGAAGATATCGCAGGCCGCCCCTGTGGAGGGTAGGGGTCGACAAGACCACGTCCCCATTATCAGCAAGTCTCAGGAATTCCAGAAGAAGTTAACGCTCACGGCCAATATCTTCAAGAAGCTGCTGAGGAGCGTGCGGCCAGACAAGGGCAAGCGAGCCCAGGCGGCGGCCGCCAACCCATCGGAATCAATCACTAAACGATCCAGCAAGGCGTCTAAGCAGAAGGTGACTTTTTACTTTGCATTGCGAGGCAATGGCGCGCCAGCCAGCCGGCCCCTGGACGGCGCTGGGAGTGGGGCTACCATACCAGAGGAACACAGTCACCGTGCCCACACTTGCACCAGGAAGCTGGTCCAGCCTGTGACGAGCAAACACTCTCAATTTGACTACAACACAGTGGTTTGGGTCTGA